The window TATACCAATATTTAGCTTTTTCATTGAAGATAATTTTTGATTATACACAAACTTATCAAATATACAAAGTTTAATGGTAAGTGATGAAGGATAATTGATAATTAATGAGAATAATAGTGAGTTTTGAGGTTTAATTTTAAGGGTAAGGGTTAATGGGGTTCATTATTTTAATTTTGTATAGGGTTATTGTATGGGTGTGAATGAACCACCCCGTCAAAAATTCAAAGAATTTTTGACCCCCCTCCGGAGGATGGGAATGATGGCAGTCATTCCTTATTGATTTTGATTAAAGTAGTTTGTAGGTTCTCATGTATAACAAAAAAAACCGCTCATTGCTGAACGGTTTGTCTATTTTACCAGATTTTAATTCTTTCTTCCGGTGCTTTGTATAGTTTGTCTTCTTTTTTCACATCGAAAGCATTATAAAACGAATCAATATTAATTAATGGAGCAAAACTTCTGAGATACCCTGGTGAGTGTTTATCAATTTTGATCTGAAGAAGAAGGTATTTTTCAGGTGCTTTTGTTTTCCATACAGTAGCCCAGCTCATAAAAAACCTTTGGCTCTGAGTAAAACCGCTGATCTTTCCTGGATTTCCTTTGTCTTTTAAATACATCTGAAGAGCATCATAAGCTACCGCTACTCCACCCAAATCTCCAATATTTTCACCATTCGTATGGATTCCGTTGATGAAAGATCCTTTTACCGGTTCATATTGGGAGTATTGTGCGGCAAGAGCTTTTGTTGCTTTCTCAAAATTGGCCTTATCTTCAGGCATCCACCAGTCTACTAGATTTCCGTTGCCATCAAACTGAGCTCCCGAATCATCAAATCCGTGGCTCATTTCGTGACCAATCACAGCCCCAATTCCTCCGAAATTGACAGCCGCATCAGCCTTAGGGTTAAAAAACGGTGGTTGGAGGATGGCTGCCGGAAATACAATTTCATTGTTCACCGCTCTATAATACGCATTTACAGTTTGTGGAGTCATTCCCCATTCTGATCGGTCAACTGGTTTTCCGATTTTTCCCAGCTTTTTACTATAGTTCCATACAGCAATATTCTGAAGATTGTTGTATAATGAACTTCCCGGAATAATTTCTAAAGCTGAATAATCTTTCCACTGATCAGGATAGCCTACTTTTACACTAAATTTATTAAGCTTATCCATGGCTCTTTCTTTAGTGACTGGTGACATCCATGTTAAATTTTTGATGTGAATTGCGAAACTTTTCTTTAAATAATCAATAAGCTCAACCATCTGGGCTTTGGATGCTGCAGGAAAATATTTTTCAACATATAGCTTTCCAAAAGCTTCTCCTATATTTCTGTTAATTAATTCAAGACCTCTTTTATTCAAGGCTCTCTGTTCTTTCTGCCCGAATAAGTATTTTCCAAAGAAATTAAAATTAATAGCATCCAGCTTTTCACTTAAATAGGCTGCATTTCCATTAATCAGATGAAATTTCATATAATCTTTAATCACGGGAAGGTTTTTCTCATTGACTAACTGATCCATATTTTTATAATAGTTCAGTTCTCCGATAATTACTTTATCTGTGTTTACTCCTGCTTTTTTAAGATAGGCAGGAAGATCTATTCCTTTTACCAGACCCGAAAGCTCAGCCATAGTCTGTGGATTGTATTGAAGAGTATTATCACGACTCTGTTCATTAGTCAGATAAGTTTTTGCAATACTTTTTTCATACTCTACAATTCCTTTTGCAGCTTCATCTGCATTAGTATATCCTAATTCTTTGAGTAGTAAAGCTACATACTTTTGATATTCCGCAAGGGTTTCCGTATTCTTCTCATTGACTTTCTGATAATAGTCTCTCCCCCAAAGACCTAAAGCCGGAACTCCTAAGTAAACGGCATTCATCTTGGAATTTTTACGATCTGCACTTACAGACCAACTATAGAAATTGTTATCTCCGTCTTTTGTTGCAGAAATCAAATAATTCTGAAGATCAGTAAGGTTTTTAATGACATCAATTTTATTCAATTTTTCTTGAATAGGTTTGATTCCGTCAGCATTTCTCTTCTGCATATCCATATAAGAAGCATACAGATCCTGAATTTTTTTCCCTTCACTTCCTGTAGTAAATTTGTCTGTTAAAAGAGAATTCAGAATTGTCATAGAGTTGTTATCCGTATCTTCTGCGAGCTTATCAAAGCTTCCCCAAGCTGGTTTATCTGAAGGGATTTGAGCTGTTTTCATCCAGGTTCCGTTCACATAATTATAAAAATCATCTTGTGGACGTACTGAAGTATCCATTGCAGCAAGGTCTAGCCCACTGTCTACAATGCTTACCGCTGTTTTAATAGTTTTAACCTGTGCATTCACCAAATTCTGAGTGCAGATCCCTGTGAGTAAGGATAGGGAAAGTATCAGTTTTCTCATAGTATTAACTTTACAACAGATAAGTACATATTGATTTACAATTCGTTACACTATCCATGAATAATTATCAATATTTCCCTTCGTTTTACTAAAAATTATACTAAAAG of the Chryseobacterium capnotolerans genome contains:
- a CDS encoding M13 family metallopeptidase, whose translation is MRKLILSLSLLTGICTQNLVNAQVKTIKTAVSIVDSGLDLAAMDTSVRPQDDFYNYVNGTWMKTAQIPSDKPAWGSFDKLAEDTDNNSMTILNSLLTDKFTTGSEGKKIQDLYASYMDMQKRNADGIKPIQEKLNKIDVIKNLTDLQNYLISATKDGDNNFYSWSVSADRKNSKMNAVYLGVPALGLWGRDYYQKVNEKNTETLAEYQKYVALLLKELGYTNADEAAKGIVEYEKSIAKTYLTNEQSRDNTLQYNPQTMAELSGLVKGIDLPAYLKKAGVNTDKVIIGELNYYKNMDQLVNEKNLPVIKDYMKFHLINGNAAYLSEKLDAINFNFFGKYLFGQKEQRALNKRGLELINRNIGEAFGKLYVEKYFPAASKAQMVELIDYLKKSFAIHIKNLTWMSPVTKERAMDKLNKFSVKVGYPDQWKDYSALEIIPGSSLYNNLQNIAVWNYSKKLGKIGKPVDRSEWGMTPQTVNAYYRAVNNEIVFPAAILQPPFFNPKADAAVNFGGIGAVIGHEMSHGFDDSGAQFDGNGNLVDWWMPEDKANFEKATKALAAQYSQYEPVKGSFINGIHTNGENIGDLGGVAVAYDALQMYLKDKGNPGKISGFTQSQRFFMSWATVWKTKAPEKYLLLQIKIDKHSPGYLRSFAPLINIDSFYNAFDVKKEDKLYKAPEERIKIW